The Oryzihumus leptocrescens sequence TTGCCGATGGCGAGGGAGAGCTGGTAGTCGGGCACGACCACGCGGGCCGAGCGCAGCGTCGGGTCGACGATCTCGACCGACTGCACGCGCGAGGGTGACAGCGCCGCGGCGACGAACTCCTGCGGGTCGGCCGAGTAGTCGACGATGTCGATCTTCTCGCCGTGCAGCTCGGTCATGACCGCGCGCACCCGGGCGCCCATCGGGCCGATGCAGGCGCCCTTGGCGTTGACGCCGGGCACCTTGGAGTGGACGGCGATCTTGGTGCGGTGACCGGCCTCGCGGGCCAGCGCCGCGATCTCGACGGTGCCGTCCGCGATCTCGGGCACCTCGAGGGCGAACAGCTTGCGCACCAGGTTGGGGTGGGTGCGCGACAGCCCGATCTGCGGGCCGCGCGGGCCGCGCTTGACGCTGACGACGTAGCAGCGCAGCCGCTCGCCGTGGACGTAGCGCTCCCCCGGCACCTGCTCGGCCAGCGGGAGGATGCCCTCCACGGTGCCGAAGTCGACCAGCACGTTGCGCGGGTCGCTGCTCTGCTGGATCACGCCCGCGACGACGTCGCCCTCACGGCCGCGGAAGTCCCCGAGGATCGCCTCGTCCTCGATGTCACGCAGCCGCTGGACGATGACCTGCCGCGCTGTCGAGGCGGCGATCCGGCCGAAGCCCTCGGGGGTGTCGTCGAACTCGGGCCCGGGCTCGCCGCGGGTGCCGTCCTCGGCGACCTCGCCCTCCTCGCGCGCCCACACCACGACGTGGCCGGTCTTGCGGTCGAGCTCCACGCGGGCGAGGCGGTAGGCGCCCTCGGTGCGGTGGTAGGCCACGAGCATCGCCTGCTCGATGGCGGGGATGAT is a genomic window containing:
- the nusA gene encoding transcription termination factor NusA, with the protein product MDIDLAALRALERERDISLAVIIPAIEQAMLVAYHRTEGAYRLARVELDRKTGHVVVWAREEGEVAEDGTRGEPGPEFDDTPEGFGRIAASTARQVIVQRLRDIEDEAILGDFRGREGDVVAGVIQQSSDPRNVLVDFGTVEGILPLAEQVPGERYVHGERLRCYVVSVKRGPRGPQIGLSRTHPNLVRKLFALEVPEIADGTVEIAALAREAGHRTKIAVHSKVPGVNAKGACIGPMGARVRAVMTELHGEKIDIVDYSADPQEFVAAALSPSRVQSVEIVDPTLRSARVVVPDYQLSLAIGKEGQNARLAAKLTGWRIDIRSDTAPAAGASVTPEAAGAEDGR